The proteins below come from a single Limimonas halophila genomic window:
- a CDS encoding sarcosine oxidase subunit alpha translates to MAQRYRLDRGGRIDRARPLTFTFNGQTYEGYAGDTLASALIANGVHLIGRSFKYHRPRGHFSAGAEEPVVIQLGEGAYTIPDVRATQAELHQNLAAKSVHAWPTVNFDLYAVNQYASKLLPAGFYYKTFMWPQGAWHFYEKRIREAAGLGEAPDEPDPDFYDKRYAHADVLVAGGGPAGIASALAASRAGARVILADEQFEFGGSLLSRHHEIDGKPGTDWVAEAVRELEANPEVRVMPRTLVFGYYDHNWVNMLESLTDHLAEKPRDVPRQRFWKVRARQVVLAQGAIERPLVYLDNDRPGTMLASAVQTYVNRYAVKPGNKAVVHTNNDSAYAAALDMKAAGIEIAAVIDQRKQPSGPNTEKARGAGIEVYAGHGIIGTEGGKHVRKVKAAPLSPDGSRVDGTPVEFDCDLVAVSGGWTPSVHLHSQARGKLVHDAEIGAPVPGEPLQANRSAGACNGTMGLKSVLAEGFKKGAEAAGALGFEAGTQPAPEADDSDFRPARWVWLTPSTKPVGHGGKHFVDLQNDVTAQDLYLALREGYHSIEHVKRYTTCGMGTDQGKTSNINALHIVANARNMEPQEVGTTTYRPPYTPVTFGAWAGRDYGEFFDPVRKTPMHSWHEQAGAVFENVGMWKRPWYFPKAGETMHEAVYRECRQTRESIGMLDATTLGRIDIQGKDAVTFLNRVYTNGWKTLKPGHCRYGVMCREDGMVLDDGVTMCLGENHYLMHTTTGGAGGVLAHLEEYLQTEWPDLDVYLTTVTEQYATAAIAGPNARKLLAELTDDIDVSKDAFPFMTWREGHVAGMWARVARVSFSGDISFEINVEAHNGLHLWQTLMTAGEKYNICPYGTETMHVLRAEKGFIIVGQETDGTVTPYDLGMDKLVSSKKDFVGKRSLQRPDILDPNRKQLVAVLPDDPSEVLEEGAQLVETVKDEPPMDMVGNVTSSYLSPNLDPDKPRSFALATVYGGRHKHGQKVYAPMGDKTISCTITDPFSLYDPEGVRLRG, encoded by the coding sequence ATGGCCCAGCGCTACCGCCTGGACCGCGGCGGCCGGATCGATCGTGCGCGGCCGCTCACGTTCACCTTCAACGGCCAGACCTACGAAGGCTACGCCGGCGACACGCTCGCCTCGGCGCTGATCGCGAACGGCGTTCACCTGATCGGCCGCAGCTTCAAGTATCACCGCCCGCGCGGGCACTTCTCCGCCGGCGCGGAGGAGCCGGTGGTGATCCAGCTCGGCGAGGGCGCCTACACCATCCCGGACGTGCGCGCCACGCAGGCCGAGCTGCACCAGAACCTCGCGGCCAAGTCGGTGCACGCCTGGCCGACGGTCAACTTCGACCTCTACGCGGTGAACCAGTACGCGTCGAAGCTGCTGCCGGCCGGGTTCTACTACAAGACCTTCATGTGGCCGCAGGGCGCGTGGCACTTTTACGAGAAGCGCATCCGCGAGGCCGCGGGCCTGGGCGAGGCGCCGGACGAGCCGGACCCCGACTTCTACGACAAGCGCTACGCCCACGCCGACGTGCTCGTCGCGGGCGGCGGCCCCGCCGGCATCGCCTCGGCGCTGGCCGCTTCGCGCGCCGGGGCCCGCGTCATCCTGGCCGACGAGCAGTTCGAGTTCGGCGGCTCGCTGCTCTCCCGCCACCACGAGATCGACGGCAAGCCGGGCACCGACTGGGTGGCCGAGGCCGTCCGCGAGCTGGAGGCCAACCCCGAGGTGCGCGTCATGCCGCGCACGCTGGTCTTCGGCTACTACGACCACAACTGGGTCAACATGCTGGAAAGCCTGACGGACCACCTCGCGGAAAAGCCGCGGGACGTGCCCCGTCAGCGCTTCTGGAAGGTGCGCGCGCGGCAGGTGGTGCTCGCCCAAGGCGCTATCGAGCGGCCCCTGGTCTACCTGGACAACGACCGCCCCGGCACGATGCTGGCGAGCGCGGTGCAGACCTACGTCAACCGCTACGCCGTCAAGCCGGGCAACAAGGCGGTCGTCCACACCAACAACGACAGCGCCTACGCCGCCGCACTGGACATGAAGGCCGCCGGCATCGAGATCGCGGCCGTCATCGACCAGCGCAAGCAGCCCAGCGGGCCCAACACCGAGAAGGCGCGCGGCGCCGGCATCGAGGTCTACGCCGGCCACGGCATCATCGGCACCGAGGGCGGCAAGCACGTCCGCAAGGTCAAGGCCGCGCCGCTCAGCCCCGACGGCTCGCGCGTCGACGGCACACCGGTCGAGTTCGACTGCGACCTCGTGGCCGTGTCGGGCGGCTGGACGCCGTCGGTGCACCTGCACAGCCAGGCGCGCGGCAAGCTGGTCCACGACGCGGAGATCGGCGCGCCCGTGCCGGGTGAGCCGCTCCAGGCCAACCGCTCCGCCGGCGCCTGCAACGGCACGATGGGCCTGAAGAGCGTGCTCGCCGAGGGCTTCAAGAAGGGCGCCGAGGCCGCGGGCGCGCTGGGCTTCGAGGCCGGAACGCAGCCCGCGCCCGAGGCGGACGACAGCGACTTCCGCCCGGCGCGCTGGGTGTGGCTGACGCCCTCCACCAAGCCGGTGGGCCACGGCGGCAAGCACTTCGTCGACCTGCAGAACGATGTGACGGCGCAGGACCTCTACCTGGCGCTGCGCGAGGGCTACCACTCCATCGAGCACGTCAAGCGCTACACGACGTGCGGCATGGGCACGGACCAGGGCAAGACATCCAACATCAACGCCCTGCACATCGTCGCGAACGCCCGCAACATGGAGCCGCAGGAGGTGGGCACCACCACCTACCGGCCGCCCTACACGCCGGTCACCTTCGGCGCCTGGGCGGGGCGCGACTACGGCGAGTTCTTCGACCCCGTGCGCAAGACGCCCATGCACTCCTGGCACGAGCAGGCCGGCGCGGTGTTCGAGAACGTCGGCATGTGGAAGCGCCCGTGGTACTTCCCCAAGGCCGGGGAGACGATGCACGAGGCCGTGTACCGCGAGTGCCGGCAGACGCGCGAGTCCATCGGCATGCTCGACGCCACCACGCTCGGCCGCATCGACATCCAGGGCAAGGACGCCGTCACCTTCCTCAACCGCGTCTACACCAACGGGTGGAAGACGCTGAAGCCGGGGCACTGCCGCTACGGCGTGATGTGCCGCGAGGACGGCATGGTCCTGGACGACGGCGTGACGATGTGCCTCGGGGAGAACCACTACCTCATGCACACCACGACCGGCGGCGCCGGCGGCGTGCTCGCGCACCTGGAGGAGTACCTCCAGACCGAGTGGCCGGATCTGGACGTCTACCTGACCACGGTGACGGAGCAGTACGCCACCGCGGCCATCGCCGGCCCCAACGCGCGCAAGCTGCTGGCCGAGCTGACGGACGACATCGACGTCTCGAAGGACGCCTTCCCCTTCATGACCTGGCGCGAGGGCCACGTCGCGGGCATGTGGGCGCGCGTGGCGCGCGTCTCCTTCTCCGGCGACATCAGCTTCGAGATCAACGTCGAGGCCCACAACGGCCTGCACCTCTGGCAGACGCTCATGACCGCGGGGGAGAAGTACAACATCTGCCCCTACGGCACCGAGACGATGCACGTACTGCGTGCGGAGAAGGGCTTCATCATCGTCGGCCAGGAAACCGACGGCACGGTCACGCCCTACGATCTGGGCATGGACAAGCTGGTGTCCTCGAAGAAGGACTTCGTCGGCAAGCGCTCGCTGCAGCGCCCCGACATCCTGGACCCCAACCGCAAGCAGCTGGTCGCGGTGCTGCCGGACGATCCCAGCGAGGTGCTGGAAGAGGGCGCGCAGTTGGTGGAGACGGTCAAGGACGAGCCGCCCATGGACATGGTCGGCAACGTGACCTCCAGCTACCTCAGCCCGAACCTGGACCCGGACAAGCCGCGGTCCTTCGCCCTGGCGACGGTCTACGGCGGCCGGCACAAGCACGGCCAGAAGGTCTACGCGCCCATGGGCGACAAGACGATTTCCTGCACGATCACCGATCCCTTCAGTCTCTACGATCCAGAGGGAGTGCGTCTCCGTGGCTGA
- a CDS encoding sarcosine oxidase subunit gamma: MADLETRQSPLAHLGLAGKAQESLGDAGVGLWEPPYRQFIDIRCELDKNPAARDAFKTAMGFALPETPNTANGNGSADALWLGPNEWLLMIHDSRDGAARSEYVPKLREAFKDIVAAVVDVSHAQALIGATGPMLRETLERAVPIDMHPRTFPAGQVKQTLFGRHCGVTIHVRDDTPTMDIITRRSFADYVWTYLEDCARGAVTRCVTLQR, from the coding sequence GTGGCTGATCTCGAAACCCGGCAGAGCCCGCTCGCCCACCTCGGGCTGGCGGGCAAGGCCCAGGAGAGCCTCGGCGATGCCGGGGTGGGCCTGTGGGAGCCGCCCTACCGCCAGTTCATCGACATCCGCTGCGAGCTGGACAAGAACCCGGCCGCGCGCGACGCCTTCAAGACCGCCATGGGCTTCGCCCTGCCGGAGACGCCGAACACCGCCAACGGGAACGGCTCGGCGGACGCGCTCTGGCTCGGCCCCAACGAGTGGCTGCTCATGATCCACGACAGCCGCGATGGCGCCGCGCGCAGCGAGTACGTCCCCAAGCTGCGCGAGGCGTTCAAGGACATCGTCGCGGCCGTGGTGGACGTCTCGCACGCCCAGGCGCTCATCGGCGCCACCGGGCCGATGCTGCGCGAGACGCTGGAGCGCGCGGTGCCCATCGACATGCACCCGCGCACCTTCCCGGCCGGCCAGGTGAAGCAGACGCTGTTCGGCCGCCACTGCGGCGTGACCATCCACGTGCGCGACGACACGCCGACGATGGACATCATCACCCGCCGCAGCTTCGCCGACTACGTCTGGACCTACCTGGAAGACTGCGCCCGCGGCGCCGTGACGCGGTGTGTGACCCTCCAAAGATGA
- a CDS encoding DUF29 domain-containing protein codes for MALLANDDLYERDFHAWTQDQAARLRALGRDNRFDVAHVAEEIEDLGKRERRDLESHLHQLLRHLIKLAWSGADEPRPGWRREVRDHHRAALRTLRDSPGLRQKIDLAAIWAAARADANADLSDYGEAPYPDTLACPFATDDVLGDVLDPGDAVATLVRAGTSQAGDAGT; via the coding sequence ATGGCGCTGCTGGCAAACGACGATCTCTACGAGCGCGATTTCCATGCCTGGACGCAGGACCAGGCGGCGCGGCTGCGTGCCCTGGGCCGCGACAACCGTTTCGACGTCGCCCACGTCGCCGAGGAGATCGAGGACTTGGGCAAGCGCGAACGCCGCGACCTCGAAAGCCACCTTCATCAACTCCTGCGCCACCTGATCAAGCTGGCCTGGAGTGGCGCCGACGAACCCCGCCCCGGTTGGCGCCGGGAAGTGCGCGACCACCATCGCGCCGCGCTGCGCACGCTGCGGGACTCGCCGGGGTTGCGCCAGAAGATCGACCTCGCGGCCATCTGGGCCGCCGCCCGCGCCGACGCGAACGCGGACCTGAGCGATTACGGCGAGGCGCCGTATCCCGATACGCTCGCGTGCCCGTTCGCTACGGACGACGTGCTGGGCGACGTGCTGGACCCCGGCGACGCCGTTGCCACGCTCGTTCGCGCGGGCACTTCGCAAGCTGGCGACGCTGGCACGTAA
- a CDS encoding electron transfer flavoprotein-ubiquinone oxidoreductase, with protein MSERESMEYDVVIVGAGPAGLAAAIRLRQQAEESGQDLAVCVLEKGSEVGAHILSGAVLETRALDELIPDWKDKGAPLNTPVSDEKFMFLTGKGSMSMPIPLLPQEMHNEGNYIVSMGNVCRWMAEQAEEMGVEIYPGFAAAEVLFDEQDRVVGVATNDMGVAADGSAKAGYEPGIELRAKYTMFAEGCRGSLSGQLIDTYGLREGADPQTYGIGLKELWEVPDENHQEGLVVHTAGWPMDNKTWGGSFIYHLEDNQVYVGYVIGLDYENPHLSPFDEFQRFKTHPAVRGMLEGGKRVSYGARALNEGGLQSIPRLVFPGGMLIGCSAGFLNVPKIKGNHNAMKTGMLAAESVAEAIAEGDAGQQTLDRYPTKFEQSWVHEELHRARNFRPAAARFGMALGTVYAGFDLKVMKGKLPWTLHHKHWDHETLKPKDQMPKIEYPKPDGVVSFDKLSSVYLANVWHEEDQPVHLRLKDDSIPVSHNLEYFDAPEQRYCPANVYEIVRDDDGSNPRLQLNFTNCVHCKTCDIKDPKQNIQWVTPEGGGGPNYPNM; from the coding sequence ATGAGCGAACGCGAGTCCATGGAATACGACGTCGTCATCGTCGGCGCTGGCCCGGCGGGGCTGGCCGCGGCGATCCGGCTGCGTCAACAGGCTGAGGAGTCCGGCCAGGATCTGGCCGTGTGCGTGCTGGAGAAGGGCTCCGAGGTGGGCGCGCACATCCTCTCCGGCGCGGTGCTGGAAACGCGCGCGCTCGACGAATTGATCCCCGACTGGAAGGACAAGGGCGCGCCGCTCAACACGCCGGTCAGCGACGAAAAGTTCATGTTCCTGACCGGCAAGGGCAGCATGTCCATGCCCATCCCGCTGTTGCCCCAGGAGATGCACAACGAGGGCAACTACATCGTCTCCATGGGCAACGTCTGCCGCTGGATGGCGGAGCAGGCCGAGGAGATGGGGGTGGAGATCTACCCCGGCTTCGCCGCGGCGGAAGTGCTGTTCGACGAGCAGGACCGTGTGGTGGGCGTGGCCACGAACGACATGGGCGTGGCCGCCGACGGCTCCGCCAAGGCGGGCTATGAGCCCGGCATCGAGCTGCGCGCCAAGTACACGATGTTCGCGGAGGGCTGCCGCGGCTCGCTGTCCGGCCAGCTCATCGACACGTACGGCCTGCGCGAGGGCGCCGATCCGCAGACCTACGGCATCGGCCTGAAGGAGCTGTGGGAGGTTCCGGACGAGAACCACCAGGAGGGGCTGGTCGTCCACACCGCCGGCTGGCCCATGGACAACAAGACCTGGGGCGGCTCCTTCATCTACCACCTGGAAGACAACCAGGTGTACGTCGGCTACGTCATCGGCCTGGACTACGAGAACCCGCACCTCTCGCCCTTCGACGAGTTCCAGCGCTTCAAGACGCACCCGGCCGTGCGCGGCATGCTGGAGGGCGGCAAGCGTGTTTCCTACGGCGCGCGCGCGCTCAACGAGGGCGGCCTGCAGTCAATCCCGCGCCTCGTCTTCCCGGGCGGCATGCTCATCGGCTGCTCGGCGGGCTTCCTGAACGTGCCCAAGATCAAGGGCAACCACAACGCCATGAAGACGGGCATGCTGGCCGCCGAGTCCGTCGCCGAGGCCATCGCCGAGGGCGACGCGGGCCAGCAGACGCTCGACCGCTACCCGACCAAGTTCGAGCAGTCCTGGGTGCACGAGGAGTTGCACCGCGCGCGCAACTTCCGCCCCGCCGCGGCGCGCTTCGGCATGGCGCTGGGCACCGTCTACGCCGGCTTCGACCTCAAGGTCATGAAGGGCAAGCTGCCGTGGACCCTGCACCACAAGCACTGGGACCACGAGACGCTCAAGCCCAAGGACCAGATGCCCAAGATCGAGTACCCGAAGCCGGACGGGGTGGTCAGCTTCGACAAGCTCTCCAGCGTCTATCTGGCGAACGTCTGGCACGAGGAGGACCAGCCGGTCCACCTGCGGCTCAAGGACGACAGCATCCCCGTCTCGCACAACCTCGAATACTTCGACGCGCCGGAGCAGCGCTACTGCCCGGCCAACGTCTACGAGATCGTGCGCGACGACGACGGGTCCAATCCGCGCCTGCAGCTGAACTTCACGAACTGCGTTCACTGCAAGACGTGCGACATCAAGGATCCCAAGCAGAACATCCAGTGGGTGACGCCGGAAGGCGGCGGCGGCCCCAACTATCCCAACATGTAA